In Choloepus didactylus isolate mChoDid1 chromosome 6, mChoDid1.pri, whole genome shotgun sequence, one DNA window encodes the following:
- the LOC119537413 gene encoding olfactory receptor 151 — MAAENHSTVTEFILGGLTNRPELQLPLFILFLGIYMVTMVGNLGMITLIRLNSQLHTPMYFFLSNLSLVDMCYSSVITPKMLVNFVSEKNIISYAGCMSQLYFFLFFVIAECYMLTVMAYDRYVAICNPLLYNIIMSHQVCSLLVTVVYIIALIGSTIETVLMLKLPYCEVLIRHYFCDILPLMKLSCISTYDVRMAVFFLAGFDIILTSLTVLVSYAFILSSIIHISTTEGRSKAFSTCSSHLAAVGIFYGSTAFMYLKPSTASSLAQENMASVFYTTVIPMLNPLIYSLRNKEVKGALQKTLRRKLFGFKCYSSSV; from the coding sequence ATGGCTGCAGAAAATCACTCCACAGTAACAGAGTTCATTCTCGGGGGACTAACAAATCGGCCAGAGCTCCAGCTCCCCCTCTTCATCCTCTTCCTAGGGATCTACATGGTCACCATGGTGGGGAACCTGGGCATGATCACCCTAATCCGTCTCAACTCTCAGCTTCACACCcctatgtactttttcctcagtAATTTGTCCCTTGTAGACATGTGCTACTCCTCTGTCATTACACCTAAAATGCTGGTGAACTTTGTGTCAGAGAAGAACATCATCTCCTATGCGGGGTGCATGTCACAGCTctacttcttcctcttttttgtcaTTGCCGAGTGTTACATGCTGacagtgatggcctatgaccgctacgtTGCCATCTGTAACCCTTTGCTTTATAACATCATCATGTCCCATCAAGTCTGCTCCCTGCTGGTGACTGTGGTTTATATTATAGCCCTCATTGGCTCAACAATAGAGACTGTCCTCATGTTAAAGCTGCCCTATTGTGAGGTGCTCATCAGACATTACTTCTGTGACATCCTCCCTCTCATGAAGCTCTCTTGCATTAGCACCTACGATGTCCGGATGGCAGTTTTCTTCTTGGCTGGATTTGACATCATACTCACCAGCTTAACAGTCCTTGTTTCCTATGCcttcatcctctccagcatcATCCACATCAGTACCACAGAGGGCAGGTCCAAAGCCTTCAGCACCTGCAGCTCCCACCTGGCAGCTGTGGGAATATTCTATGGCTCTACTGCGTTCATGTACTTAAAGCCCTCCACAGCCAGTTCCCTGGCCCAGGAGAACATGGCCTCCGTGTTCTACACCACAGTGATCCCCATGCTGAACCCCCTAATCTACAGTCTGAGGAACAAGGAGGTCAAGGGTGCCTTGCAGAAAACACTGAGGAGAAAACTGTTTGGATTCAAATGTTATTCTTCCTCGGTTTGA